The following coding sequences are from one Bufo bufo chromosome 2, aBufBuf1.1, whole genome shotgun sequence window:
- the TMEM174 gene encoding transmembrane protein 174, translating to MARNSPEDEFSVNVFPVPPYTNSQPEAWSSTRNKAGPTLLFSGIFIGMVGITLTLFGWIRSDGTRGFRWTHLLGPIMIIVSLTFILISACKFKMLSCKRRNNTATEPEPSTAGQSFVFNGINQPITFHGATVVQYIPPPYTVYDPIESSPSASTLSPSNSSAGMVNRVAPPILPPQYSSIYPLENPAFVEDEEALPPPAHERSPVSSQHHEIHSELPPLYDDLYPGLNSVVHNASPSS from the exons ATGGCACGTAACAGTCCAGAAGATGAGTTTTCCGTCAATGTCTTTCCAGTTCCTCCATATACAAACAGCCAACCTGAAGCGTGGTCCTCTACTAGAAATAAAGCCGGGCCAACTTTACTGTTTTCTGGAATTTTTATTGGAATGGTTGGTATCACTCTAACTTTATTCGGATGGATTCGATCTGATGGGACCAGAGGGTTTCGATGGACTCATCTTTTGGGTCCTATTATGATCATAGTTTCTTTGACCTTTATATTGATTTCTGCATGTAAATTTAAGATGCTTTCTTGTAAGAGAAGGAACAATACAGCTACTGAACCAGAACCATCTACTGCTGGACAGTCCTTTGTCTTCAACGGAATAAATCAGCCAATAACTTTCCATGGAGCCACTGTGGTACAGTATATTCCTCCCCCCTACACTGTGTATGATCCTATAGAGAGCAGCCCAAGTGCGTCAACGCTTTCCCCAAGTAATAGTAGTGCTGGAATGGTTAACAGGGTAGCACCACCAATACTTCCCCCTCAGTATAGTAGTATCTACCCACTGGAAAATCCAGCCTTCGTAGAAGATGAAGAAGCTTTGCCACCTCCAGCCCATGAGAG ATCCCCTGTCTCCAGTCAGCATCATGAAATCCACAGTGAACTACCACCGTTATATGACGACTTGTATCCTGGCCTGAA CAGTGTTGTCCATAATGCGAGTCCTTCTTCATAA